The following coding sequences lie in one Lentilactobacillus sp. SPB1-3 genomic window:
- a CDS encoding quinone oxidoreductase family protein — translation MKAAVLNEYGQVPVYQDIEDPTTHNEDQIIVTPVASSIKRLDIGKAAGKHYTNFDPLPAVMGMDGVVRTDDGKLVFAMGLSGMMAEKAIVNKNQLVPIPDNLDPALAAAMPNVLMGSDIALTLRGKVKPGDVVLVNGATGSTGMMAVQMAKYRGASKVIATGRSESKLAELKKMGADEVIKLTDDDKEIEKQIKDLYANSSFSVIVDYLWGHPAEIILNALSRIKLVTPLTYVTIGQMAGAEINLASQLLRGRDLTIVGSGIGSFSGEDFMKYLQNELPKLYAYAAEGNLQLNVNKFSLADISTAWTASGRPVVMM, via the coding sequence GTGAAGGCAGCAGTATTAAATGAATATGGGCAAGTTCCTGTATATCAAGATATTGAAGATCCTACAACTCACAACGAGGATCAAATTATTGTTACTCCAGTGGCGTCATCGATCAAGAGATTGGATATTGGTAAGGCAGCTGGTAAGCATTACACCAATTTTGATCCTTTGCCTGCAGTTATGGGTATGGATGGTGTGGTCAGAACAGATGACGGTAAACTAGTATTTGCTATGGGATTGTCTGGAATGATGGCAGAAAAGGCAATTGTGAATAAGAACCAGTTAGTTCCAATACCTGACAACTTAGATCCAGCACTCGCCGCGGCAATGCCCAATGTGTTAATGGGATCAGACATTGCATTAACTCTTCGTGGTAAAGTTAAGCCTGGCGACGTCGTTTTAGTTAACGGTGCAACTGGTTCTACTGGTATGATGGCCGTTCAAATGGCAAAATATCGTGGTGCAAGTAAAGTTATTGCCACTGGTAGAAGTGAATCCAAGTTAGCAGAACTTAAAAAAATGGGTGCTGATGAAGTTATCAAATTGACCGATGATGATAAGGAGATTGAAAAACAGATCAAAGATTTGTATGCTAATTCTTCATTTAGTGTCATTGTTGATTATTTATGGGGACATCCAGCCGAAATTATTCTTAATGCACTTAGTCGTATTAAATTGGTTACGCCGTTGACCTACGTGACAATCGGTCAAATGGCTGGTGCCGAAATTAATTTGGCGTCACAGCTACTTCGTGGTCGTGATTTAACTATAGTTGGTTCTGGAATTGGTAGTTTCTCAGGAGAGGACTTTATGAAGTATCTACAAAACGAACTACCAAAATTATATGCTTATGCTGCTGAAGGTAACTTGCAGTTAAACGTTAATAAGTTTAGTTTGGCTGATATTTCTACAGCTTGGACAGCGTCTGGTCGACCAGTTGTGATGATGTAA
- a CDS encoding MarR family winged helix-turn-helix transcriptional regulator has protein sequence MKEILDGLIDSANAYTEKSVRIIKQGNLTLAEWRLLQNIISGENTQEKLSAVTKLDTSTLSRQLKRLLAKQMIIKVPIGDDKRQLIYSVTENGVNVSHSVSEQLEEQKTAVFNRWTEEETRLLKILINRLDNSINRS, from the coding sequence ATGAAAGAAATTCTGGATGGATTAATTGATTCTGCTAATGCATATACTGAAAAATCTGTTAGAATTATTAAACAGGGTAATTTGACTCTTGCTGAATGGCGTCTGCTTCAAAATATTATTAGCGGTGAGAATACCCAAGAGAAACTTTCGGCAGTAACCAAACTTGATACTTCTACTTTATCAAGACAATTAAAAAGATTGTTAGCCAAGCAGATGATTATCAAAGTACCAATTGGTGATGATAAACGGCAACTGATTTATTCTGTTACTGAAAATGGCGTCAACGTTAGTCATAGTGTCAGTGAACAGCTTGAAGAGCAAAAAACAGCGGTATTTAATCGTTGGACAGAAGAAGAAACCAGATTATTAAAAATATTAATTAATCGGTTAGATAATAGCATTAACCGAAGCTAA
- a CDS encoding folate family ECF transporter S component, with protein sequence MASVFRFSKLHTFDVAMLGIIMALGLIADRLTFSTKSIQIGAGFIVVVMASYLYGPIWSATVAGLTDIIGTLISGQVYNVGFTISAILGALIYGWLLYDRPVKLTRVVVAQLLIGIFVNLLLNTLWISLMYQTPFIALIATRGLKELIMTPIQMGIVYTILKSSQFARIKDKIVK encoded by the coding sequence ATGGCTTCAGTTTTTAGGTTTTCTAAGCTTCACACGTTTGATGTAGCAATGCTAGGAATCATCATGGCATTGGGGTTGATTGCCGATCGATTAACATTTAGTACCAAGTCGATACAGATTGGCGCTGGGTTCATTGTTGTTGTCATGGCTAGTTATTTGTACGGGCCAATATGGTCAGCGACAGTTGCCGGTTTAACTGATATTATTGGTACTTTGATATCTGGTCAAGTGTATAACGTTGGCTTCACGATATCAGCAATTCTAGGCGCGCTAATTTATGGCTGGTTATTGTACGATAGACCAGTTAAATTAACTAGAGTAGTCGTTGCACAATTATTAATTGGCATATTTGTAAATCTACTTTTAAATACACTATGGATTTCATTAATGTATCAAACACCTTTTATAGCCTTGATAGCGACTCGGGGACTCAAGGAATTAATTATGACACCAATTCAAATGGGTATCGTATATACGATTTTAAAATCATCACAATTTGCCCGTATTAAAGATAAAATAGTTAAATAA
- a CDS encoding DegV family protein, giving the protein MKTAIVTDSTAYLSEEEVEKYNITVVPIPLIIDGREYKEGIDITNEEFYEKLATSKSFPSTSQPPVGEMIDVYNSLADEGYDAVISIHLASTISGMYSSLVTIAPTIEKIKVIPYDSQITVKLMGYLAIQASKMAKLGRTPEQIIAYLNDLRSTYDELFVVDDLQNLVRGGRLSNASAFIGGLLKIKPLLTFDNDSHEIIAIEKIRSRKKALRRVEEKFAEAQKTLDYPLRALILDANDPKSGEEWAKTIHEQYPDIPIERSYFGPVIGTHLGEKALALAWLRDFEKDEL; this is encoded by the coding sequence ATGAAAACTGCAATTGTAACTGATAGTACAGCTTACCTCTCTGAAGAGGAAGTTGAAAAATATAATATTACGGTCGTACCAATACCATTAATTATTGATGGTAGAGAATACAAAGAAGGAATTGATATTACTAATGAAGAGTTTTATGAAAAATTGGCAACTTCAAAATCATTTCCTAGCACTTCACAACCTCCAGTCGGTGAAATGATCGATGTTTATAATTCACTTGCAGACGAAGGTTATGACGCCGTAATTAGTATCCATTTAGCTAGTACCATTTCTGGTATGTATAGCTCGCTAGTAACGATTGCCCCAACCATAGAAAAAATCAAAGTGATTCCCTATGATTCACAAATCACTGTTAAATTGATGGGCTACTTAGCTATTCAAGCTAGTAAAATGGCAAAATTAGGCCGAACTCCTGAACAAATTATTGCTTATTTGAATGACTTACGTTCCACATATGACGAACTTTTTGTTGTTGATGACTTACAAAACTTGGTTCGTGGTGGCCGACTTTCGAACGCTTCAGCATTTATCGGTGGTTTGTTAAAGATTAAGCCATTATTGACGTTTGATAACGATAGTCATGAAATTATTGCTATTGAAAAAATTAGATCACGCAAAAAAGCCCTTAGACGAGTCGAAGAAAAGTTTGCTGAAGCTCAAAAAACACTTGATTATCCCTTAAGAGCATTAATTTTAGATGCTAATGACCCTAAATCTGGTGAAGAATGGGCTAAAACCATTCATGAGCAGTACCCTGATATTCCGATTGAAAGAAGTTACTTTGGACCGGTCATTGGTACTCATTTGGGTGAAAAAGCTCTGGCTCTTGCCTGGCTTAGAGATTTTGAAAAAGACGAATTATAA
- the xerS gene encoding tyrosine recombinase XerS has protein sequence MRKNDYIKHNEQLISSLPAYVNDYYIEKSTIPLSPATLYQYLNEFNRFFNWLIDTGITSANKIADVSLTDLEHLKKQDMELYKSYLLNRSKENSSDKRSTLAHSTVNRSLNALSALFRYLTVESENDDGEPYFYRNVMKKINLVQDSETYQTRANNIKDKLMLGDTDVHYLDFIQSEYSQQITGKRILKMYERDKERDVAINALLLGTGIRVSELTNANFKDLNLTKNTISVRRKGGKWDAVPIASWVIKYIEPYLLIRNQRYMATTNTPALFLTKGTEGPRRISTATVELLVGKYSQAFNSVRITPHKLRHTLASKLYLQTNNERLVATQLGQSSTKATSLYTHIVDTKQRAALDNLHDENND, from the coding sequence ATGCGTAAAAATGATTATATTAAACACAATGAACAATTAATTTCTTCATTACCGGCGTATGTTAATGATTATTATATTGAAAAATCAACGATTCCACTCTCTCCAGCCACGCTTTACCAATACTTGAATGAATTTAATCGCTTCTTTAATTGGTTAATCGATACTGGTATCACCTCTGCTAATAAGATTGCTGATGTTTCTTTAACCGATCTTGAGCACTTGAAAAAACAAGATATGGAATTGTACAAGTCCTATCTGTTAAATAGATCTAAAGAAAATTCTTCTGATAAACGAAGTACACTGGCACACAGTACCGTAAATCGCTCTTTAAACGCTTTATCCGCACTTTTTAGGTACTTAACTGTGGAATCAGAAAACGACGATGGTGAGCCTTATTTTTACCGTAACGTGATGAAGAAAATCAATCTTGTACAAGATAGTGAAACTTATCAAACTAGAGCCAATAATATCAAAGATAAGTTAATGCTTGGTGACACTGATGTCCATTATCTAGACTTTATTCAATCTGAGTATTCACAGCAAATAACTGGTAAACGTATCTTAAAGATGTATGAGCGTGATAAAGAACGTGATGTTGCCATTAATGCTTTATTACTTGGTACTGGAATTCGTGTGTCTGAACTTACCAATGCTAATTTTAAAGACCTGAATTTAACAAAAAACACCATTTCTGTTCGTCGTAAAGGTGGTAAATGGGACGCTGTTCCCATTGCAAGCTGGGTTATTAAGTATATAGAACCTTACCTATTGATCAGGAATCAAAGATACATGGCTACCACAAACACCCCTGCCCTTTTTTTAACAAAGGGGACTGAGGGACCCAGAAGAATTTCTACAGCAACAGTGGAACTATTAGTTGGTAAATACTCTCAAGCATTTAATAGTGTTCGTATAACGCCTCATAAGTTACGTCATACATTAGCTTCGAAGCTTTACTTACAAACTAATAACGAACGTCTTGTGGCCACTCAATTGGGTCAATCTTCGACCAAGGCAACTAGTCTATACACTCATATTGTTGATACTAAGCAACGAGCCGCATTGGACAACCTACATGATGAAAATAATGACTAA
- a CDS encoding carbamoyl phosphate synthase small subunit: MADRYLILEDGTSYRGKAFGAASTTTGEIVVNSTMNGYQEIISNQIYHNQIIVFTQPSIGNTGLAQNAYESVLPTAKGVIVREYENLTTDQFKRISLDRYLKLHKIPGLYDIDTRELVHHLHRFGNMKASIVDVDDEHAFDQLHATVLTNQQVSQVATARPYANPGDGDNVIVVDFGLKSGILRELSKRNCNITVVPADFSSERILDLDPDGVVLSTGPGNPASLPDSVLDMIREVQQTVPMFAIGLGHELFAMANGANVEKLPIEHHGSNHPIREIITNEIFYSGQEQGYVVDSQSIDHDNLYITHIDLINGTVQGLRHRDYPAFSVQFSPDGAPGPKDSVDLFDDFIEIMARRRENNASRY, translated from the coding sequence ATGGCAGATAGATATTTGATTCTTGAAGATGGCACGTCATACCGTGGCAAAGCATTCGGTGCGGCTTCTACAACGACCGGTGAAATTGTTGTTAATTCAACGATGAATGGCTACCAGGAAATAATTTCTAATCAAATTTATCATAACCAAATTATTGTATTTACCCAGCCGTCGATTGGAAATACTGGTTTGGCTCAAAACGCATATGAATCCGTATTACCAACTGCTAAAGGTGTGATAGTACGGGAATATGAAAACTTAACAACAGATCAATTCAAGCGTATTTCGCTTGATCGTTATTTAAAATTGCATAAGATTCCGGGCCTCTATGATATTGATACCCGTGAATTAGTTCATCATCTACATAGGTTTGGAAATATGAAGGCCAGTATTGTCGACGTTGATGACGAACATGCTTTTGATCAGTTACATGCAACCGTCTTAACTAATCAACAGGTATCTCAAGTTGCTACCGCCAGACCATATGCAAATCCTGGTGATGGTGACAATGTCATCGTTGTCGACTTTGGATTGAAAAGTGGTATTCTTCGAGAATTATCGAAGAGAAATTGTAACATTACGGTTGTTCCAGCAGATTTTTCAAGTGAGCGAATTCTAGACCTAGATCCAGACGGAGTTGTTTTATCCACTGGGCCTGGTAATCCTGCTAGTTTACCGGATTCTGTTTTGGATATGATTCGTGAAGTTCAACAAACTGTTCCTATGTTTGCGATTGGTTTGGGTCATGAACTCTTTGCCATGGCGAATGGTGCTAATGTCGAAAAGTTACCGATTGAGCATCACGGTAGTAACCATCCAATTAGAGAAATTATTACTAATGAAATTTTTTATTCAGGTCAAGAACAAGGATATGTTGTCGATTCGCAATCCATCGATCATGACAACCTCTATATTACGCACATTGATTTAATTAATGGCACGGTTCAAGGATTAAGACATCGAGATTATCCTGCGTTTTCAGTTCAATTTTCACCTGATGGAGCGCCAGGACCTAAAGATAGTGTTGACTTATTCGATGACTTTATAGAAATCATGGCCAGAAGAAGGGAAAACAATGCCTCTAGATATTAA
- the pyrR gene encoding bifunctional pyr operon transcriptional regulator/uracil phosphoribosyltransferase PyrR, with the protein MGKIILDKMAMQRALTRITYEIVERNKGVDDLVLIGIKTRGIFLATRIANRLQQLENVTIPVGELDITNYRDDIEHDSMSTEVRIANNGVNFSVENKRVILVDDVLYTGRTVRAALSAVMDLGRPKSINLAVLVDRGHRELPIRADFVGKNIPSSQKEKIRVMVEEVDDRDAVELTK; encoded by the coding sequence ATGGGGAAAATTATATTAGATAAAATGGCGATGCAAAGAGCATTAACTAGAATCACTTATGAAATCGTTGAACGTAACAAGGGTGTTGATGACCTTGTTTTGATTGGCATTAAGACACGAGGAATTTTTCTAGCGACCAGAATTGCCAATCGCCTACAACAGTTGGAAAATGTTACGATTCCAGTTGGGGAACTTGATATTACTAATTATCGCGATGACATAGAACATGATTCTATGAGTACTGAAGTTCGCATTGCTAATAATGGGGTTAATTTTTCAGTTGAAAATAAACGTGTGATCTTAGTTGACGACGTTTTATACACTGGCAGAACTGTGAGAGCGGCACTTAGCGCAGTGATGGATCTAGGTCGCCCCAAATCTATCAACTTGGCAGTATTAGTTGATCGTGGTCATCGGGAATTACCTATTCGAGCTGATTTTGTTGGTAAAAACATTCCAAGTTCACAAAAAGAAAAGATTCGTGTGATGGTTGAAGAAGTTGATGATCGTGATGCGGTTGAACTTACTAAATAA
- a CDS encoding ATP-grasp domain-containing protein — translation MPLDIKKVLIIGSGPTNVGIENEFDASGLERLSALRKTGAKILLIDNNPFSVMAEEIQAADVFVLEVNFTNVVNIIEREHPDAIMPTNGGLKAMQIAWQLSESGVLAENNVSLVGVRDTNLSKVVENVELKRTLTQINERTIESVIVANEDEAIDFVRKVDFPVIVKPISPNHDTSRFICNNTEELEEALEVSFKRTYIKRCSIEQSIVGYKEIEMVGIRDAQGNKVLVSGLEDMDPIGIHSGDSIIFAPTQTLLNEEYQRLRTATFRIMDALGITGTCHVQFAQHRMENSHFVTKVSPYFTRNTALAAKATGYPLSYVATFLELGYSLTEIKLPSRYNKFMGIMEPTTDHIVVRVPIWPFEDIEDVDQHLNTIMKSVGSTIGVGRTVEEAIIKALHSSQLSPRDILPSVSKVNDDELINQLIHPLASRMLILMEALRRGFSIDELSELTKVDKFYFYKLNQLLKAQDYVIDHPLSEHSIEVGHRYGFGDGMLAELWQVSISTIIRMNSNVSHKITFKGIEPTGGELINNTNVFYSSYENENESHPFENSKVALVIGRGGNQLGPNTGADYYTAQILIQLRKTGYKTIIMNTNPNAVSLAPSISDKQYIEPIQLGNILSIVNLEHPDVIFLPGNRHFLSNQLKKFDDLNVVILPPDQKTSEFNERTVSNAVDFFIDGENVIPITTVSFSNPQGKNKLKFLTQIQIPMTNWKQDASRLVNLAINEINPNDWQGLVQVLYNKHDDEFECIGIRPMTITETTFLSKVTGIDWISLLVKKYLNIDSTVLIEEELRSFTHKRFAYLNAVFPFEALQSSLTDGTIAQEIGAKISYQNFENYQLD, via the coding sequence ATGCCTCTAGATATTAAAAAAGTTTTGATTATCGGCAGTGGACCAACCAATGTTGGCATCGAAAATGAATTTGATGCGTCTGGACTAGAACGACTATCGGCATTGCGTAAAACAGGTGCCAAAATTTTACTGATCGATAACAATCCGTTTTCAGTCATGGCTGAAGAGATTCAGGCAGCTGACGTATTCGTACTAGAAGTTAATTTCACCAACGTGGTAAATATTATTGAGCGGGAACATCCAGATGCAATCATGCCCACCAATGGTGGCCTAAAAGCGATGCAAATCGCTTGGCAGTTATCTGAAAGTGGTGTTTTGGCTGAAAATAATGTTTCTTTGGTCGGGGTCCGAGATACCAACTTGTCTAAGGTCGTAGAAAACGTCGAATTAAAACGGACATTAACTCAAATCAATGAACGAACAATTGAATCTGTGATTGTTGCCAATGAAGACGAAGCCATCGATTTTGTTCGCAAAGTTGATTTCCCAGTCATCGTTAAGCCGATTTCTCCTAACCACGATACAAGTCGGTTCATTTGTAATAATACAGAGGAACTAGAAGAAGCGCTTGAGGTGAGTTTTAAGAGAACTTATATTAAACGCTGCTCTATTGAGCAAAGTATTGTGGGATACAAAGAAATCGAAATGGTTGGTATTCGTGACGCACAAGGAAACAAAGTTTTAGTATCTGGATTGGAAGATATGGATCCCATCGGAATTCACTCTGGTGATTCGATTATATTTGCTCCTACTCAAACGTTATTAAACGAAGAGTATCAACGTTTACGAACTGCAACGTTTCGAATTATGGATGCTCTAGGTATTACAGGCACTTGTCACGTGCAGTTTGCTCAACACAGAATGGAAAACAGTCACTTTGTTACTAAAGTTAGTCCTTACTTCACCAGAAATACTGCTCTAGCAGCTAAGGCAACTGGTTATCCTCTGTCGTATGTAGCCACATTTCTTGAACTGGGTTATTCATTGACCGAAATTAAGCTCCCTAGTCGTTACAATAAGTTTATGGGTATTATGGAACCAACCACCGATCATATCGTGGTTAGAGTTCCAATATGGCCGTTTGAAGACATTGAAGATGTTGATCAGCACCTTAATACCATTATGAAATCAGTTGGTTCGACAATTGGAGTTGGTAGAACTGTTGAAGAGGCTATCATTAAGGCTCTGCATAGTTCTCAATTATCTCCCAGAGATATTTTACCAAGTGTTTCTAAGGTGAACGATGATGAACTGATCAACCAATTGATTCATCCGTTGGCGAGTCGGATGCTAATTCTTATGGAAGCTTTACGAAGAGGATTTTCAATTGATGAGTTATCTGAGCTAACAAAAGTAGATAAATTCTATTTTTATAAGTTGAATCAACTCCTCAAAGCGCAGGATTATGTTATTGACCATCCTTTATCTGAGCATTCAATTGAAGTCGGACATCGATATGGATTTGGTGATGGAATGCTGGCGGAACTATGGCAAGTCAGCATCTCGACTATCATCAGAATGAATAGCAATGTCAGTCATAAGATCACCTTTAAGGGCATCGAACCCACTGGCGGTGAGCTGATCAACAATACGAATGTATTTTATTCAAGTTATGAAAACGAGAACGAGAGTCATCCATTTGAGAACAGTAAAGTCGCCTTGGTTATTGGCCGAGGCGGCAACCAACTTGGGCCTAACACAGGTGCTGATTACTATACTGCGCAAATATTGATACAGCTCAGGAAGACTGGTTACAAAACAATTATCATGAATACCAATCCTAATGCGGTCTCTTTGGCTCCAAGCATTAGTGATAAACAGTACATCGAACCAATTCAACTTGGTAATATTTTAAGTATCGTGAACCTAGAACATCCTGATGTTATTTTTCTTCCAGGTAACCGACATTTCTTATCTAACCAATTGAAAAAATTCGATGATTTAAATGTAGTTATCTTACCACCTGATCAAAAGACTTCTGAATTCAATGAAAGAACAGTTTCTAACGCGGTGGATTTCTTTATTGATGGGGAAAATGTCATTCCAATCACGACTGTTAGTTTTTCTAATCCTCAGGGTAAGAATAAATTGAAATTTCTAACACAAATACAGATTCCGATGACTAATTGGAAGCAAGATGCTTCTAGACTGGTTAATCTAGCCATCAATGAAATCAATCCTAACGATTGGCAAGGATTAGTTCAGGTGCTTTATAACAAGCATGATGATGAGTTTGAGTGTATCGGAATTCGGCCAATGACTATAACTGAAACAACATTTTTAAGTAAAGTCACTGGAATTGATTGGATCTCATTGTTAGTTAAGAAGTACCTCAACATAGATAGTACTGTATTAATTGAAGAAGAATTACGTTCATTTACGCATAAGCGATTTGCATATTTGAATGCAGTTTTTCCATTCGAAGCTCTGCAGTCTAGTTTGACTGATGGCACGATTGCTCAGGAAATCGGTGCGAAGATAAGTTACCAAAATTTTGAAAATTATCAACTAGACTAA
- a CDS encoding RluA family pseudouridine synthase — protein MIKLQVTDQTGRIDKVIAEIEPSISRSRAKKLSDEGSVSVNEAVVKPKYKVSAGDKITIVNEEPQEIDLIPEKMDLDIVYEDSDVIVVNKPSGMVVHPSAGHENHTLVNGLLAHSPLSTINGEFRPGIVHRIDKDTSGLLMVAKNDQAHAELSAQLKEQKNLRKYVALVYGTIKEDQGVINAPIGRSKSDRKKQAIVDDGRPAITHFSVIKRFEKYTLIECRLETGRTHQIRVHLKYIGHPLLGDPLYGPKKVVGDHGQFLHAQELGFEHPKTGELMIFSAPLPDFFEKQLKKLAATEIPM, from the coding sequence ATGATAAAATTACAAGTAACTGATCAAACTGGGCGAATTGATAAAGTCATCGCTGAGATAGAACCAAGTATTTCTAGGTCACGAGCAAAAAAATTGAGTGATGAAGGTAGCGTTTCGGTTAATGAAGCGGTGGTGAAACCTAAATATAAAGTGTCTGCTGGCGATAAAATAACTATCGTTAACGAAGAACCTCAAGAAATTGATCTAATACCAGAGAAAATGGACCTGGATATCGTATATGAAGATAGTGACGTTATTGTGGTCAACAAACCTTCTGGAATGGTAGTGCATCCATCAGCTGGACATGAAAATCACACTCTGGTTAATGGCTTATTAGCTCACAGCCCATTGTCGACGATCAATGGCGAATTTAGACCAGGAATTGTTCATAGAATCGATAAAGATACTTCAGGACTGTTAATGGTAGCTAAAAATGATCAAGCTCATGCTGAACTGTCAGCTCAACTGAAAGAGCAAAAGAATTTACGAAAATATGTTGCATTAGTCTATGGAACAATTAAAGAGGACCAGGGTGTCATCAATGCCCCAATCGGTCGATCAAAGAGTGATCGGAAAAAGCAAGCTATAGTGGATGATGGTCGACCAGCGATTACTCATTTTTCAGTGATTAAACGATTTGAAAAATACACTTTGATCGAATGTCGATTAGAGACGGGACGAACTCATCAAATTAGGGTACACTTGAAGTATATTGGACATCCATTATTAGGTGACCCACTGTATGGGCCGAAGAAAGTTGTCGGTGATCATGGGCAATTTTTACATGCACAGGAGTTAGGATTTGAGCATCCGAAAACTGGCGAGTTGATGATTTTTTCAGCACCTCTTCCTGATTTTTTTGAGAAACAACTCAAAAAATTGGCCGCAACCGAAATCCCGATGTGA
- a CDS encoding NFACT RNA binding domain-containing protein: MSFDGSFTHSMEKELTSLLVTGRVSKINQPYPNELLLTIRAHSKNHTVLLSANPSYARVQITKIPAANPAVPNNFTMVLRKHLSGSILTSVNQLDNDRVLQFHFSGRNEIGDQTSLMLVVEIMARHSNVILVDETTNKVIDAIKRVGSDVNRYRTLLPGSTYVNPPKQDLLNPFTLTNFEMIQKLIIQYPNVDVLAEQLRSTLQGLGNDTSLALAHELHQEGNLADNFKNFFKKFDEPTPVLSELDNNKINFTAFPYPDTVENKTFSTLSELLDAFYASKAQRDRVREQGAVLIAVVRKQLKKNRNKLKNLDKDLKQTEHADSFRIQGEILTTYLNQIERGSNNIELPNFYDDNKPITIQLDNSISPSENAQKYFKKYQKLKNAVKYLHEQIEITQSEVDYFESIQSQIELANPEDLVDIRLELEQEGYLRNHDQHKKAKKNRQKISKPEKYVSSDGTEILVGKNNLQNEKLTMHTADKRETWLHTKDIPGSHVIIRSFDPSEETITEAANLAAYFSKAQNSTKVPVDYTKVKNIRKPNGTKPGYVIYDNQTTLLIDPDANLVAKLRQ, translated from the coding sequence ATGTCATTTGATGGTTCATTCACTCATTCGATGGAAAAGGAGCTAACTTCGCTATTGGTAACAGGCAGAGTTAGCAAGATCAATCAACCCTATCCTAACGAACTTTTACTTACAATCAGAGCTCATAGTAAAAATCACACTGTTTTATTATCAGCAAATCCTAGTTATGCTCGGGTACAAATTACTAAAATTCCAGCCGCTAATCCTGCGGTTCCAAATAATTTTACCATGGTCCTCAGAAAACATCTGAGCGGTTCTATTTTAACTTCAGTTAATCAACTGGATAATGATCGAGTATTACAATTTCACTTCTCAGGCCGCAACGAAATTGGTGACCAAACTTCATTAATGCTGGTCGTTGAGATCATGGCTAGACATAGTAACGTTATTTTAGTTGATGAAACTACCAACAAGGTAATCGATGCTATTAAACGAGTTGGTTCAGATGTTAACCGTTATCGAACTTTACTTCCAGGATCAACTTATGTTAATCCACCTAAGCAAGATCTATTAAATCCTTTCACATTAACCAATTTTGAAATGATTCAAAAATTGATTATTCAATATCCAAATGTCGATGTCCTAGCTGAACAGCTTAGAAGCACTTTACAAGGTCTTGGTAACGATACTTCACTAGCTCTTGCTCATGAGCTTCATCAAGAGGGAAATTTAGCAGATAACTTTAAGAACTTTTTTAAGAAATTTGATGAACCCACCCCTGTTCTTAGTGAACTTGATAATAACAAAATCAATTTTACCGCATTTCCATATCCTGATACAGTTGAAAATAAAACTTTTTCAACCTTAAGTGAATTGTTAGACGCATTTTACGCTTCAAAAGCGCAACGAGACCGTGTTCGCGAACAAGGTGCAGTCTTAATTGCAGTTGTGCGCAAACAGCTTAAAAAGAATCGAAATAAGCTAAAGAATCTCGATAAGGACTTGAAACAAACCGAACACGCCGATTCATTTAGAATTCAGGGAGAAATTCTCACTACCTATCTAAATCAAATCGAACGTGGTTCTAACAATATAGAATTACCAAACTTCTACGACGATAATAAACCTATTACTATTCAGTTAGATAATAGTATTTCGCCATCTGAAAACGCACAAAAATACTTCAAAAAATATCAAAAGCTAAAGAATGCCGTTAAGTATTTGCATGAGCAAATCGAAATCACTCAGTCTGAAGTTGATTACTTTGAAAGTATTCAAAGTCAAATTGAATTGGCCAATCCTGAGGACTTGGTTGATATCCGCCTGGAACTTGAACAAGAAGGATATCTGAGAAACCACGATCAACACAAAAAAGCCAAAAAGAACCGCCAAAAAATCAGCAAGCCAGAAAAGTATGTTTCTAGTGATGGCACAGAGATTTTAGTCGGTAAAAATAATCTACAAAATGAAAAATTGACGATGCATACTGCTGATAAACGTGAGACTTGGTTGCATACTAAAGATATTCCAGGTTCCCATGTGATTATCCGAAGCTTTGATCCTAGTGAAGAAACTATTACTGAAGCTGCTAACTTGGCCGCGTACTTCTCTAAAGCTCAAAACTCAACTAAAGTTCCGGTAGACTACACCAAGGTTAAAAACATCAGAAAACCTAATGGAACCAAACCTGGTTATGTGATTTATGATAATCAAACGACCTTGTTAATTGATCCAGATGCTAATTTGGTTGCCAAACTTCGTCAATAG